The Hymenobacter sp. DG01 sequence ATTTGATTAAGGAGCAGATTAAGGTAGCGGCAGGCATCCCGATTACGGGCAACAACTACGGTCCGAAGCTGCACGCCATGGAGTGCCGCATCAACGCCGAAGACCCGGCCAACGGTTTCCGCCCCTCGCCGGGCAAAATTACGGTTCTGCACATTCCGGGCGGGCACGGCGTGCGCGTGGATACCCACGTATATGCTGGCTACCAGATTCCGCCGAACTACGATTCTATGATTGCCAAGCTCATTACGGTAGCACAAACCCGCGAGGAGTGCATCGTGAAGATGAAGCGGGCTTTGTCGGAGTTTGTGGTGGAAGGCATCAAAACGACTATTCCCTTCCACCTGAAGCTTATGGATAACGAGGATTTCAAGTCCGGCAACTTCACCACGAAGTTCCTGGAAACAAGCTTCGATTTCTCAGAGCTGTAAGTCGAACCGTTTCCTGTTTTCAGATAAAAGGGCTGATCCGCAAGGGTCAGCCCTTTTGCATAGCTTCAGCCCTCCTGATTTATGTGCGCAGTAGCGCAGGGACCAACGCGCCTACATCCTGCTGGACCAGAAGAACTATCAACGGAACCAGCAGTCAGCTATTGGCTATTCTCTTACAGGAATCGGGCTCTACGGCCTTTCTATGCGGGTAGCCCGGGTAGCAGCTGGCCGAAGGAGCCAAACCTGATTTCTGGCAAGGAGTAAGGCCCCAGCAGACGGACGGGTTTAGCCTCGGCTCCCCGAAATCGGTTTGGCTATCGTCGGCCAGATAGCTCACGCCCTGTAGAAATACGATGTCGTAGAACGGATCCTGCGGCTTCTCGGGGTGAGTAAACGGCACCAGCACGGTGAGGCGGTGCCATTTGGAAAGCAGCTGGGCCAACCACAAAGCCCGCGCCTCCTCATCAGCTGCTGGCGTGCGATAAATGGCTATATGCTGCGAAAACTGTGGCACTTCTGAGGTGGTAGCTTCAAAAAATATGTGGGTTGGGTTTGCAGAGTCAAACTCCATCGGCCCATTTTCACCCAGCAGCGTTGCCCAGGGAAACGCGGTAAGCCCCGGCATGGCTACCCGCAGGAATTGCTGTATCTGCGCGTCGTTCAACTCTTCGCTTACATACATGTCTTCCATTTTGAAAAACCGCCCAAGTGAGTAATCGAATTACAAAAAAGGCCGACTACACAGTCGGCCTTTTAACTTTTATCCGGCCGGCTGGCCTGCGGAATATTTTGTGTTGATCTGACGCGAAAGCACCTACCCCACTTGTGCGTCGCCGTGCTCGATTTCATGCACCAGCTCGCCGTACCACTCCTCGCCGTACTTGCGGATCAGGGGCTCCTTGAGGAACTGATAGACCCGAACACCCAGGTTGGCCCCAAAGGAGCAGGCGGGTGAACAGATGCTCCACCGGTCGTAGTTCAGGGCTTCGAAGCCGTCGTACTTAGTGATGCGAATGGGATACAGATGGCAGCTGATGGGCTTTTTGAAGGAAGTGACGCCCGCCAGGTAGGCCTGCTCGATGCCGCACTTCAGGATGCCCCGCTCGTCGTAGAGGGCGTAGGCGCACTCCCGGTCATTGATGGTGGTGGTGCTGAAGTCGCCCTCCCAGTCCTTAATGTACAGGCCCTGCTGCTCGATGGCCTGGCGGCCGGCTTCGGTCAGGAAGGGCTTGATGGCTTCGTATTCGTTTTGCAGAATCTGCAGCTCGTCTTCTTCCAGCGGGGCGCCCAGGTCGCCTTCTACGCAGCAGGCACCTTTGCAGGCTTCGAGGTTGCACACAAAGAAGTTGTCCCGAACATCGTCGGAAATCAGGGTATTCTGAATCTGAATCATGGGGTAGTGTCGGGCTCGGGGGTTCGGGGCCGCTGGGGCACTAACACGCGAGAAGTGCGGCTAGTGCCGTTGCTACCGAGCAAACAATCCGCAAAGATACCGGAATTAGACCAGCGTCCGCAGCACGTTTTCCGTCAGCTCGCACTGGCGATGATGCGAGTAGGTAGCCAGCGCCTCCTTCCGAGCCTGCTGGCCCAGGCGCTCAGCCAGTTCCGGCACTTCCAGCAGTTGCTCCACCGCGTCAGCAAACGCGGCTTCATCACGCAGCGGAAACAGCAGCCCGGTGTTACCATCGCGCACGATTTCCAGCGTACCACCGGTTGCGGAAGCCACCACGGGCAGGCCGGCTGCCATGGCCTCAATGGTAACCATGCCATAGGTTTCGTTCACGGAAGCTGTAATGGAAATATCGAGGGCGCGGTACGCTACCTCGGGTTTCAGGGTAAACTCCCGCACATGCACAGCTTCCGTCAGGCCCAGTTCCTGCACCCGTTTCTGCACGGCTTCACGGTAGGCGTTGCCCTCGTTGCGGGTAGGCTCGCCCACAAATAGCACATGTAGTTGGGAATGTTTTTCGCGCAGCTTTCCCAATGCCTCCACCACGAAATTCTGGCCTTTGCCATCATCAAAACGACCAATCAGGCCCATTAGTACGGCATTGGGGGGTAGGAACAGACCCAACTCAGCGCGGGCCTCGGCTTGCGAAAAACCAGGCTGCGCGAACTTCTCCAGCTCAATTCCTAGTGGGACAACGTGCAGTTTTTCGGCGGCAAGGCGGGTTTTTTCCTGCACCTGCCGGGCCAGACCAGGCAGAGGTGACAGCCAGGCATCCAGAGCGCGGTAGCGCAAGGTGTGCAACAGCCCGCGCTTGGCCAGCCCGAGCTGCATGTGCTGCTGATACACCAGCCGGAGTTGCGGCATCCGGAAGGTTTTGCACAGCACGGCCAGCCCCAGGTCTCCATTGCGCGTGACAATGAGCACCCGCGTATCAAACCCGCGCAGCAAGCTAGCCAAACGCCCGGCGGCCGGAATATCGGCGGCTTTCCAGGGATTTTGGAGGGTAGCAAGGGGTAGGCGCAGCTCAGTGGTGCGGGTAGCAATGGGCGAGCCCGGCAGAGTGATAATCTGTACGGGCCAGCCTCGCTGCCGCATCCAATCGGCGAAGCGCACAGTGTTCAGCTCCAGTCCGCCCCAGCTATTAGAAAGGCATAGCAACGAGATGGGAAACACAGCGGGGTTAGCGGAAGCAGTGGCAGAATTCACGCTGCGAAGATACGGCCGGCGCCTTACTGCGCGACAATGCTGTTGGAGCGCACCAAATGCCGCCGGTTTCGGTTAGTACTTTTCGGGGTGGCGCCACACGCTGGCAGGTTACCGCCAGTGGCGGGGGTAGGCGCCACATTGCGTTTCGCTACCCCACCCGAAAGCCCTACCTTTGCTAACAAGCCAAAAAGCTTAGTTTCCGATCTGACTGACACGCATGGCACTGGATTATCACTCGTTATTGAACCCCTCCCAGGCGGCGGCCGTGCTGCACACCGAAGGCCCCTGCATGATTATAGCTGGCGCGGGCTCCGGCAAAACCCGGGTGCTCACGTACCGCATTGCCCACCTACTCGAAAAGGGCGTAGATCCGTTTAACATCCTGGCCCTGACCTTTACCAACAAGGCGGCCAAGGAGATGCGCGCCCGTATTGAGAAGGTGGTAGGCCCCGAGGCCAAAAACCTGTGGATGGGTACTTTCCACAGCATCTTTGCCCGCATCCTGCGCTCCGAGGCCGATAAGATTGGCTACCCCCGCTCCTTTACTATTTACGATACCCAGGACTCCAAAACCCTCATTGGGCAGATCCTGAAGGAACTGGAGCTGGACGACAAGCTCTACAAGCCGAACATGGTGCTAGGCCGGATTTCGGCCGCCAAGAACAAGCTGATTTCAGTGCAGCAGTACCTCAACGACCCTGTGATTCGGCAGGACGACGAGGCGGCGCTGCGGCCCAAGCTGGGCGTCATCTACCAGCAGTACCAGAGCCGCTGCTTCAAGGCCGGGGCCATGGACTTCGATGACCTGCTCTACCAGACCAACGTGCTGTTCAAGGACCACCCTGACGTGCTGAACAAGTACCAGAACATGTTTCGGTATGTGATGGTAGACGAGTATCAGGACACCAACTACTCGCAATACCTGATTGCGCGCAAGCTGGCGGCCAAGGAGCGAAACATCTGCGTGGTAGGCGACGATGCGCAAAGCATCTACGCCTTCCGGGGTGCTGATATTCAGAACATTCTCAACTTCGAGAAAGACTACCCAGAGCTGCAGGTGTTCAAGCTGGAGCAGAACTACCGCTCTACCAAGAACATTGTATGGGCCGCTAACTCGGTTATCAAAAACAACCAGGCCCAGCTGCGCAAAGACGTTTTCTCCGATAACGAGGAAGGCCCGCTAATTGAGGTGTTCAAGGCGGCTTCCGATAATGAGGAAGGCAAACTGGTGGCCAACAGCATCTACGAGGACAAGATGAACCAGCATCTTTCCTACGATGACTTTGCCATTCTGTACCGCACCAACGCCCAGAGCCGGGCCATGGAAGAAGCCCTGCGCAAGCTCAACATCAAGTACAAGATTGTGGGCGGCCTGAGCTTCTACCAGCGCAAGGAAATTAAGGACTTGGTGGCCTACCTGCGTCTGACGGTGAACCCCAACGACGAGCAGGCCCTACGCCGCGTCATTAACTACCCCAAGCGCGGCATCGGCGACACCACCATTGCCAAGCTCATCAGCGCCGCCGAAGAATCCAACCACACCATCTGGGAGGTAGTCGCCAACGCCGACCAGTTCCTACCCACCCGCGCCGCTAATCCCATCGTGGACTTCGCGGAGAAGATTAAAGCGTACACGGCCGTAGCGGCCAAGGACGATGCCTTTGAGGCGGCCAAGTTTATTGCCAAAAACTCGGGTCTGATTGAGGACCTGTACGCCGATAAAAGCATTGAGGGCCTCTCCCGCTACGAGAACATCCAAGAACTGCTGAACGGCATCAAGGCCTTCGTGGAGGACCCGGAGCGCGAAGATAAGAGCCTCAGCTCCTTCCTGCAGGATATTGCCCTGGTAACGGACGCCGACACCAAAGATGCCCAGAGCGAAGGCGAGCAGGTGACTTTGATGACGATTCACTCAGCTAAGGGCCTGGAGTTCCGCAATGTGTACATCGTGGGTATGGAAGAAAACCTCTTCCCCAGCCAAATGATGATTACCTCGCGGGCCGACCTGGAAGAGGAGCGCCGCCTGTTCTACGTGGCCATCACGCGGGCCGAGAAAAAACTGACCCTCAGCTACGCTACCTCCCGCTACCAGTGGGGCAACCTGCGCAGCTGCGAGAAAAGCCGCTTCCTCGATGAAATCGACCCGCAGTACGTGGACTTTAAGTTCTCGGCGGGTCCGGTAGGTAGCGCCGGTCCGGGCGAGTCGCCGTTCGGGCACGTATTTGAGCGCCGCAGCAACCTGGTGCCACCCGCTCCGCGCAAAACCGTTGCCACCAAATACTCCCCCCCTGCCGACTTTAAGCCTTCTGATACCAGCAACCTGCAAACCGGCCAGCGTGTGGAGCACCCCAAGTTTGGTTTTGGCACCGTCACGAAGCTGGAAAATCAGGCTGGTTCCGTGAAAGCCATCATCCAGTTTGAAGAAGTTGGGGAGAAAACCCTGCTCCTGAGCTTCGCCAAGCTGCGCGTACATTAACTCTTTGTCATACCGGGCAAAGCGAGGAATCTGGGTTAAACTATTGGGTAGTAATTCCAGATTCCTCGCTCTACTTGGAATGACAAGAGGGGCGGCGCACCCAAATTGCCCCTTTCGCGTTACTTTAGACGCTGATAGGGCAGCTCCTCCCTACCTACCCATTCCTGCCAAACCTTGCCGCTGGCGCTCCTGTGCAAAATAGGATGCCATTGGGGCAAGGTTTGGCGTATATTTGGCCCTTCGAATACCATTTTCATGACCTTACCTTCTCTTCATAAGCACGAGCTGC is a genomic window containing:
- a CDS encoding DUF3109 family protein; translated protein: MIQIQNTLISDDVRDNFFVCNLEACKGACCVEGDLGAPLEEDELQILQNEYEAIKPFLTEAGRQAIEQQGLYIKDWEGDFSTTTINDRECAYALYDERGILKCGIEQAYLAGVTSFKKPISCHLYPIRITKYDGFEALNYDRWSICSPACSFGANLGVRVYQFLKEPLIRKYGEEWYGELVHEIEHGDAQVG
- a CDS encoding glycosyltransferase family 4 protein, which gives rise to MNSATASANPAVFPISLLCLSNSWGGLELNTVRFADWMRQRGWPVQIITLPGSPIATRTTELRLPLATLQNPWKAADIPAAGRLASLLRGFDTRVLIVTRNGDLGLAVLCKTFRMPQLRLVYQQHMQLGLAKRGLLHTLRYRALDAWLSPLPGLARQVQEKTRLAAEKLHVVPLGIELEKFAQPGFSQAEARAELGLFLPPNAVLMGLIGRFDDGKGQNFVVEALGKLREKHSQLHVLFVGEPTRNEGNAYREAVQKRVQELGLTEAVHVREFTLKPEVAYRALDISITASVNETYGMVTIEAMAAGLPVVASATGGTLEIVRDGNTGLLFPLRDEAAFADAVEQLLEVPELAERLGQQARKEALATYSHHRQCELTENVLRTLV
- a CDS encoding ATP-dependent helicase → MDYHSLLNPSQAAAVLHTEGPCMIIAGAGSGKTRVLTYRIAHLLEKGVDPFNILALTFTNKAAKEMRARIEKVVGPEAKNLWMGTFHSIFARILRSEADKIGYPRSFTIYDTQDSKTLIGQILKELELDDKLYKPNMVLGRISAAKNKLISVQQYLNDPVIRQDDEAALRPKLGVIYQQYQSRCFKAGAMDFDDLLYQTNVLFKDHPDVLNKYQNMFRYVMVDEYQDTNYSQYLIARKLAAKERNICVVGDDAQSIYAFRGADIQNILNFEKDYPELQVFKLEQNYRSTKNIVWAANSVIKNNQAQLRKDVFSDNEEGPLIEVFKAASDNEEGKLVANSIYEDKMNQHLSYDDFAILYRTNAQSRAMEEALRKLNIKYKIVGGLSFYQRKEIKDLVAYLRLTVNPNDEQALRRVINYPKRGIGDTTIAKLISAAEESNHTIWEVVANADQFLPTRAANPIVDFAEKIKAYTAVAAKDDAFEAAKFIAKNSGLIEDLYADKSIEGLSRYENIQELLNGIKAFVEDPEREDKSLSSFLQDIALVTDADTKDAQSEGEQVTLMTIHSAKGLEFRNVYIVGMEENLFPSQMMITSRADLEEERRLFYVAITRAEKKLTLSYATSRYQWGNLRSCEKSRFLDEIDPQYVDFKFSAGPVGSAGPGESPFGHVFERRSNLVPPAPRKTVATKYSPPADFKPSDTSNLQTGQRVEHPKFGFGTVTKLENQAGSVKAIIQFEEVGEKTLLLSFAKLRVH